One Mycolicibacterium fallax genomic window, TCCCGTTGATGGTCTCGACGCCACCCATCCCCATCGAGGTCGGCATGGTGCGGACCAGTTGCTGGTTCTCATACACCCGGACCTGCTTGTCGACGTCGTCGACGATGCTGACCCGGCGCGACCCGATCACGAAGGAGACCTTCTCGTCCTGGGCGCCGTAGAGCCCGTCGCCGAGCCGGGCGCCGTAGATCGGCACGTCGACGGTGACCTTGGTGCCGGTCGGGTAGTAGTTCTCCGGGCGCCAGTGCGCGGTCTGCTCGTCGACCCAGTTCCAGGAGCCGGCCAGCGGCGGGTCGGTGACGACCTTCATCCGGGTCTCGGCGACCGCGCGGTCGGCGATCGGGGTGTCAAAGCGCGCCGAGATGACCGCGCCGACCCCGTACATGCCGCCCTCGGCGATCGGGATGCCCGAGGTCATCCGCAGGTAGACCTGGGTCTGGTAGTCCGGCGCGACCGTCGTGAACGACGAGACCCGTCGGGACGGGGTGCCGCCGGGGCCCTGCGCCGCCACGGTCATGGTGTAGGTCCGGCCGTATCCCAGCTCGGTGGCCGGGCGCCAGCTGGTCCGGTCGTCCGACAGCGTGCCGGCCACCTCGGTGCCGTACTCGTTGACCATGCTGACCGCGACGAGCTGGCCGGTGTAGGCCGTCACCCGCACCGGTGCGCTCGGCGACACGTCGGAGGCATCCGGCGAGGGCACGATGGCCAGTCGGGCCGGCGCGGGCGTCGGCGGCACCGCGTCGACGGGATGGCTGGTGTGCAGCACGCTCGGGCAGCGGCCCGGGCACTCCGGCAACCAGGTCACCAGCACTCCGCCGGAAACCGCAAGGACCGCGAAAACTGCCGCGAGGCCCGCCCCAAAGAAACGGCGATTACGACGCAAAACACCCAACTCCACTATGAATTCAGCCAAACCGGCCCGACCGATTCCCGGCTGGCTCCATAGATGTTAGCCCGCAACCGCTACCCGTGAGTATTCGCCACGCTCGGCACGCGCGTCGGCCCAGCCGGGCCCGGCGCGTCGGGTCAGCGACCCGCCGGGATGAAGCCCGGACCCCAGGTTCCGGACCCGTCGCGGACGTAGGCCACCAGGGCGTCGATCGGGAATCCGTAGGCACCCAACTCGGCCCCGTTGTCGGCGTCGGTCAGGTGCCCGATGGTGATGCCGTAGAGCACCGGGCCCGACTCGTCCTCGCCGTACCAGGGCGAGCCGCTGTCCCCCGGTGACGCCGTCAGCGTCGAGCGCATCACCGAGTACCGCGGGTAGTCGGCGTCGAGGGTGACCGTGCCGATGGTGCCGCCGGTTTCGGCGGTGGTGCTGCCGTACTTGTGCACCGGGTCGCCGGGGCGCGGGTTGGCGTAGCGGGTGAAGAAGGCGTCGGGAATCTCGACGTCGTCGGCGAGCACCAGGATCGTCACGCCGAACCCGTCGGCGAGCACGCTGCCGTCGCCCTGCTGGGCGACGACCTCGCCGTCGCCGTACTTGTTGTAGACCAGCTTGCCGACGCCCTGCGCGCAGTGCCCGGCCGTCACCCCGAGCCGGCGGCCGGCATCGTTGCCGGCCAGGAACCCCAGCGTGCAGGCGCCGCCGCTCTCCAGCACGATCGCCATGCCGGGGGCCACCCCGACCCGGGCGGTCGCCGGCGGCGCCGGGCACAGCGCCGCGGCGAGTGCCACCGCACCCGCGAGCACCAGCAGCCGTCGTCGCATCGTGGTCGGACCATAACGCGTGGTTCGCGGCGCGGTCCGAAAACAACTCAGGCCCCCTTAAAAAAGGGGGCCTGAGCAGGTGTGGCAGGTACAGGATTCGAACCTGTGTAGGCGTAAGCCGACGGATTTACAGTCCGCTCCCATTGGCCGCTCGGGCAACCTGCCGGGTACCGCGCCGCCCCGCGACCCTCCGATGTGGGAGGGTCTGGTTTGGTGCGATAAGCAGGGTACAACGAGGATGTACCCAACACGAAAACGGCCAGCTGAGCAGAGGAGACGGACCCAGTGGCGGATTCATCGTTCGACGTCGTGAGCAAGGTCGACCGGCAGGAGGTCGACAACGCGCTCAACCAGGCGGCCAAGGAACTGTCCACCCGCTTCGACTTCCGGGGCACCGACACCAGCATCGCCTGGAAGGGCGAGGAGCAGATCGAACTGGTCAGCTCCACCGAGGAGCGGCTCAAGGCCGCCGTGGACGTCTTCAAGGAGAAGCTGGTCCGCCGGGACATCTCGATGAAGGCGTTCGATGCGGGCGAGCCGCAGGCCAGCGGCAAGGTCCACAAGGTCACCGGTTCGCTCAAGCAGGGCATCGACAGCGAGCAGGCCAAGAAAATCACCAAGATCATCCGGGATGCCGGCCCCAAGGGCGTCAAGGCGCAGATCCAGGGCGAGGAGATCCGGGTCAGCTCCAAGAAGCGCGACGACCTGCAGGCCGTCATCGCGCTGCTCAAGGGCTCCGACCTGGACGTCGCGCTGCAATTCGTGAACTACCGCTGAGAAACGGGGACACCGTGGATGCCAACCCGCCGTTCGTCGACGTCGTCATCATCGGCGCCGGAATCTCCGGCATCGGCGCGGCCTACCGCATCGCCGAACGCAACCCGCGGTTGCGCTACGTCATCCTGGAGCAGCGCGCGCGGATCGGCGGCACCTGGGATCTGTTCCGCTACCCCGGCGTGCGCAGCGACAGCAGCATTTTCAGCCTGAGCTTTCCGTGGGAGCCGTGGACCCGCCGGGAGGGCGTCGCCGAGGGCGCCGACATCCGCGACTATCTGGCCGAGACCGCGCACCGGCACGGCATCGACGAGCACATCCGGTTCGGCCACCGGGTGCGCTCGGCGGACTGGGACAGCGGCACCGACACCTGGACGGTGCGGGCCGCCGTCGGCGACACCGAGCAGACCTACCGCGCCCGGTTCGTGTTCTTCGGCACCGGCTACTACGACTACGACGCCGGGCACACCCCGGAGCTGCCCGGCAGCGCCGAGTTCGGCGGCACCGTGGTGCATCCGCAGCACTGGCCCGAGGACCTGGACTGCGCCGGTAAGCGGGTGGTGGTGATCGGCAGCGGCGCGACGGCGATCACCCTGGTTCCGGCGCTGGCGCGGGCCGGCGCGAAGGTGGTCATGCTGCAACGCTCCCCCACCTACGTGGCGGCCGGCGCCCGGGTCAGCCCGACCCTGCAGCTGATCCGAAAACTGCTGCCGGCCAAGGTTTCCCACCGGATCGGCCGAAACAAGGGGGTGGCCTACGAGGGCATCGTGTGGTTCCTGGCCCGCAAATCGCCGCAGCTGATGCGGCGCTACCTGCGGGCCCGGGCGATCCGCGCGCTGCCGCCGGGCTACCCGGTCGACGTGCACTTCAATCCCAGCTACGACCCGTGGGATCAACGCCTGTGCCTGGACGCCGACGGCGACCTGTTCGCCTCGATCAGCGCCGGCGGCACCGAGGTGGTCACCGACCGGATCGACCGGTTCGACGCCACCGGCATCTGGCTGGAGTCCGGCAGGCACCTGGCCGCCGACATCGTCGCGACCGCCACCGGGCTCAAGCTGCAGGCGCTCGGCGGGATCACGGTGCGCGTCGACGGCACCGAAATCGACCCCGCCGACCGGTTCGTCTACAAGGCGCACCTGATCGAGGATGTGCCCAACCTGGCCTGGTGCGTCGGCTACACCAACGCGTCCTGGACGCTGCGCGCCGACATCACCGCGCAGTCCACCGCAAAATTGTTGGCCCACATGGATTCTCACGGCTACACCCACGCCTACCCGCACCTGGG contains:
- a CDS encoding flavin-containing monooxygenase codes for the protein MRELPLRNGDTVDANPPFVDVVIIGAGISGIGAAYRIAERNPRLRYVILEQRARIGGTWDLFRYPGVRSDSSIFSLSFPWEPWTRREGVAEGADIRDYLAETAHRHGIDEHIRFGHRVRSADWDSGTDTWTVRAAVGDTEQTYRARFVFFGTGYYDYDAGHTPELPGSAEFGGTVVHPQHWPEDLDCAGKRVVVIGSGATAITLVPALARAGAKVVMLQRSPTYVAAGARVSPTLQLIRKLLPAKVSHRIGRNKGVAYEGIVWFLARKSPQLMRRYLRARAIRALPPGYPVDVHFNPSYDPWDQRLCLDADGDLFASISAGGTEVVTDRIDRFDATGIWLESGRHLAADIVATATGLKLQALGGITVRVDGTEIDPADRFVYKAHLIEDVPNLAWCVGYTNASWTLRADITAQSTAKLLAHMDSHGYTHAYPHLGNRPMPEKPAWDINAGYVKRAMHTLPKSGTQRPWNVRQNYFADAIDNRFDRIDEDMVFGAAAASPTSPAQDQTVIA
- a CDS encoding chymotrypsin family serine protease encodes the protein MRRRLLVLAGAVALAAALCPAPPATARVGVAPGMAIVLESGGACTLGFLAGNDAGRRLGVTAGHCAQGVGKLVYNKYGDGEVVAQQGDGSVLADGFGVTILVLADDVEIPDAFFTRYANPRPGDPVHKYGSTTAETGGTIGTVTLDADYPRYSVMRSTLTASPGDSGSPWYGEDESGPVLYGITIGHLTDADNGAELGAYGFPIDALVAYVRDGSGTWGPGFIPAGR
- a CDS encoding YajQ family cyclic di-GMP-binding protein, with product MADSSFDVVSKVDRQEVDNALNQAAKELSTRFDFRGTDTSIAWKGEEQIELVSSTEERLKAAVDVFKEKLVRRDISMKAFDAGEPQASGKVHKVTGSLKQGIDSEQAKKITKIIRDAGPKGVKAQIQGEEIRVSSKKRDDLQAVIALLKGSDLDVALQFVNYR
- a CDS encoding L,D-transpeptidase, whose translation is MGVLRRNRRFFGAGLAAVFAVLAVSGGVLVTWLPECPGRCPSVLHTSHPVDAVPPTPAPARLAIVPSPDASDVSPSAPVRVTAYTGQLVAVSMVNEYGTEVAGTLSDDRTSWRPATELGYGRTYTMTVAAQGPGGTPSRRVSSFTTVAPDYQTQVYLRMTSGIPIAEGGMYGVGAVISARFDTPIADRAVAETRMKVVTDPPLAGSWNWVDEQTAHWRPENYYPTGTKVTVDVPIYGARLGDGLYGAQDEKVSFVIGSRRVSIVDDVDKQVRVYENQQLVRTMPTSMGMGGVETINGTTLTYWTPPGVYSVFDKAESVVMDSSTYGVPVGSRLGYKLTIPWATRISTNGIYLHQLNSTIWAQGNTNVSHGCLNLSSENAKWFYDFAQPGDIVEVKNTGGPGLTLAQGGDWSVPWEQWRRGSAFSQNV